The Streptomyces uncialis genomic interval AGACCGAGGGGTTCCTGCAAGGCATGGTGTCCGTGGCCGTCCTCTCGCTGCTGTTCGCCGGGATCGGCCTGGTGATCTCCGCCGTCACACCCCGCCGGGGCTTCGGCATCGCCGCCGTCATCGCGGCGCTCACCATCTCCTACGGCGCCGTCTCCACCGTCCAGGCCATCGCCTTCGAGCAGGACAGCACCGGAGCCGTCGCCTGGCTCGGCCTGTTCTCGCCCGCCACCCTCATGGACGGCCTCAGCACCGCCTTCCTGGGCGCCGACTCCGCCTTCCCCGGCGGCCACGGACCGTCCGCCGGGCAGGGCCTCGTCTACCTGGTCGTCATCCTCGGCATCATCGCGGGCTCGTACGGCCTGATGGCGCGCCGCTACCGGAAGGTCGGACTGTGACCACGATCGAGATCGACCACGCGTCCCGCTGGTTCGGCAACGTGGTCGCCGTCAACGACATCACCATGACCATCGGCCCCGGCGTCACCGGCCTGCTCGGCCCCAACGGCGCCGGCAAGTCCACCCTCATCAACATGATGGGCGGCTTCCTCGCCCCCTCCAACGGCACGGTCACCCTCGACGGCAGGACCATCTGGCGCAACGAGAAGATCTACGAGCACATCGGCATCGTCCCCGAACGCGAGGCGATGTACGACTTCCTCACCGGCCGCGAGTTCGTCGTGGCCAACGCCGAACTGCACGGCCTCGGTGACCAGGAGGCCCAGGAGGCCCTCGCCACCGTCGCCATGGAGTACGCCCAGGACCGCAAGATCTCCACGTACAGCAAGGGCATGCGCCAGCGGGTCAAGATGGCGTCCGCCCTGGTCCACCAGCCGACCGTGCTGCTCCTCGACGAGCCGTTCAACGGCATGGACCCCCGTCAGCGCATGCACCTCATGGAACTGCTGCGCCGTATGGGCGACGAGGGCCGTACCGTCCTGTTCTCCTCGCACATCCTCGAAGAGGTCGAGCAACTCGCTTCGCACATCGAGGTGATCGTCGCCGGGCGGCACGCGGCGAGCGGCGACTTCCGGCGCATCCGCCGGCTGATGACCGACCGCCCGCACCTCTACACCATCCGCTCCAGCGACGACCGCGCGCTCGCCGCCGCGCTCATCGCGGACCCGTCCACCGCGGGCATCGAGGTGGACATCAGCGAGGGTGTCCTGCGGATCCAGGCGATCGACTTCGGGCGGTTCACCGCGCTGCTGCCCCGGGTCGCCCGTGCCCAGGGCATCCGGCTCCTCTCGGTCTCGCCGTCCGACGAGTCCCTTGAGTCCGTGTTCTCGTATCTGGTCGCGGCGTAGGAGGCCGAAGAATGTACGACCCCACTGTCGCCCGGCTCACCTATCGAGCCCTGCTCGGCCGCCGCCGTGCCCTGATCCTCTTCGCCCTGCCCGCCCTGCTCATCGCCATCGCCGTCGCGGTCCGGATCCTCTCGGGCGCCGACGACCAGATCGCCTCGGACGTCCTCGGCGGCTTCGCCCTGGCCACGATGGTCCCGATCATCGGTGTCATCGCCGGTACAGGGGCGATCGCCCCCGAGATCGACGACGGCTCCGTGGTCTATCTGCTCGCCAAGCCGATCAAGCGGCCCACGATCATCTTCACCAAGCTGATCGTCGCCGTCTCGGTCACCATGGCGTTCTCCGCGCTGCCGACCTTCGCGGCGGGCTACATCCTCAACGGCAACGGCCAGCAGGTCGCCGTCGCCTACACGATCGCCGCGCTCGTCGGCTCCATCGCCTACGCCGCGCTGTTCCTGCTGCTCGGCACGATCACCCGGCACGCCGTGGTGTTCGGCCTCGTCTACGCCCTGGTCTGGGAAGCCGTGTTCGGCACCCTGGTCGCGGGGGCGCGCACGCTGAGCGTGCAGCAGTGGTCGCTGGCCGTGGCGCACGAGGTCGCCGGGAACGATCTCGTCACCTCGGACGTGAGCCTCACCTCCGCGACGGTCCTGCTCGTCGCGGTCACCGTGCTGGCCACCTGGTACGCGGGACAGAAGCTGCGCACCCTGAAGCTGGCCGGGGAGGAGTGAGCGGGCCCGTGGCCCGACCCTCTTGACGGTGCTTTCACCCTCCCCCGGGAACACTGGGGGAGGGCCGCGCTGTCTCAAGGCGCCCCACCCCAGGAAGGAGCGACGATGGCAGGGGAACCGAAGCCACCGGAGGACGCCGCGGGGAGCGGCGACGAGCGGCCGGTCGACGGCATCGAGTTCGACGAGGACTTCGTGCGGGGCGCGGAGGTCAAGGAACCGTCCGCGCGGGCCCGGATGCTGGCCGAGAAGTGGCGGTCGCAGGCGCCCGAGCCGCAGCCGTGGCGGTCGGACGAGCCGCCCGCGGGATGGTTCTGGAGCAAGGCGCGACGGCGCAAGCGGCGGAAGCGGTGACCGGAAATAACCGGTGGCCTCCCGGCTCGCACCCGAGGACAGTGGTGTCCACGCCGGGTGACCGGCGGGGTACCGGGACGGAGTGCGGCGTGGCCTCCTGAGGTCCGTCACGCTCCTCGCGGGGCAGTCGGCGGAGTGCGGCGCCGGAGTTCACCCGCTCCGTCGAGTCCACTCCGTACGGGGAGCTGCCCGGGGGCGACCGCTTCGGTCGCCCCCTCCCCGGCGTTCACCCCACACCCGTCCCCCGCCCCTCGGCTGGGGCGCCCACCTGGGGCTGTCGTCCGTCTGCGGGCTGCCATCAACCGGGGCCGGGGTTCAAACCCCTCTCCTCGCGCAGTCGCAGGACTCACGCAAGGGCGTGGGCGGGAATCTCTGCCCGCAGACTCCGACGCCACCAGTACCGCCACTGAACGTCCGTACCGAGCGCGTTGGAGCGAGGACGGAGAATCCCGACCGGCACCGACCCGAAGAACAAACAGGGTGCGCCCCAAAGGGGCGCGGGGAACTGCGCAAAACCACCGAGCGACGGCACAGGAACAAGTACGCCCACCCGGACAGACCTCGGGCCACGCGACACAACGCACGCGGCACGCGGCACAGGACCACG includes:
- a CDS encoding ABC transporter ATP-binding protein translates to MTTIEIDHASRWFGNVVAVNDITMTIGPGVTGLLGPNGAGKSTLINMMGGFLAPSNGTVTLDGRTIWRNEKIYEHIGIVPEREAMYDFLTGREFVVANAELHGLGDQEAQEALATVAMEYAQDRKISTYSKGMRQRVKMASALVHQPTVLLLDEPFNGMDPRQRMHLMELLRRMGDEGRTVLFSSHILEEVEQLASHIEVIVAGRHAASGDFRRIRRLMTDRPHLYTIRSSDDRALAAALIADPSTAGIEVDISEGVLRIQAIDFGRFTALLPRVARAQGIRLLSVSPSDESLESVFSYLVAA
- a CDS encoding ABC transporter permease; the encoded protein is MYDPTVARLTYRALLGRRRALILFALPALLIAIAVAVRILSGADDQIASDVLGGFALATMVPIIGVIAGTGAIAPEIDDGSVVYLLAKPIKRPTIIFTKLIVAVSVTMAFSALPTFAAGYILNGNGQQVAVAYTIAALVGSIAYAALFLLLGTITRHAVVFGLVYALVWEAVFGTLVAGARTLSVQQWSLAVAHEVAGNDLVTSDVSLTSATVLLVAVTVLATWYAGQKLRTLKLAGEE
- a CDS encoding SGM_3592 family protein, with amino-acid sequence MAGEPKPPEDAAGSGDERPVDGIEFDEDFVRGAEVKEPSARARMLAEKWRSQAPEPQPWRSDEPPAGWFWSKARRRKRRKR